A single window of Chitinophaga sp. XS-30 DNA harbors:
- a CDS encoding RagB/SusD family nutrient uptake outer membrane protein, whose product MRIRSFFLLLLTGCFSIACQKDFLERYPQSEISPQQFFNTEKDLELYTNSFYAGLPGEGVFTADFSSDNVDVSAINEVVTGRRRVFTDAASAGWTWTALYNINYFLEYYDKPAIPAEARNHYAGVARFFRAWFYFDKLKRFGDVPWYSKSLNAGSPELYKARDPRSLIVDSIVADLDFAAAHLRVAKTPARINKWTALSFKSTVCLFEGTFRKYHPEFQLQGSADALLQEAADAAGEVMTDGPYKLTTGDPNTVYMNLFAAQTPNADEFILSRLYGLTVNKAHPANQVFTSPTRGNPGITKSLIESYLMTDGTPFSAVPGSATMPFWEEVENRDPRLAQTIRTPGYRRIGGTVNLVPDYANAFTGYQNIKFVSTPDQDAAAYTPLPIIRYAEVLLNYAEAMAELNQLTQEEADRSVNLLRARVNMPALTVSGLVADPFLLAQYRHTTDPVVLEVRRERRIELAMEGFRFNDLMRWKEGHLLAEVFYGAYYPAKGTYDLDGNGTDDVAVVDVKPSPSVPGLQYFVLQPDKALSEGDKGKIIIHANVAKTFDEEKDYLYPLPLSELQLNTKLEQNNKWPEQ is encoded by the coding sequence ATGCGTATAAGATCATTTTTCTTGCTGCTGTTGACGGGATGCTTTTCTATTGCCTGTCAAAAGGATTTTCTCGAGCGTTATCCGCAAAGCGAGATCAGCCCGCAGCAGTTTTTCAATACGGAGAAAGACCTGGAACTGTACACCAACAGCTTCTATGCCGGCCTGCCGGGAGAGGGTGTTTTTACCGCGGATTTCTCCAGCGATAATGTAGACGTGTCCGCTATTAACGAAGTGGTAACAGGGAGAAGGAGGGTGTTCACGGATGCAGCTTCCGCCGGCTGGACCTGGACGGCGTTGTATAATATCAATTACTTCCTGGAGTATTATGACAAGCCTGCAATTCCGGCCGAAGCACGGAATCACTATGCCGGTGTGGCCCGGTTTTTCCGCGCATGGTTTTATTTCGACAAGCTGAAACGATTCGGGGATGTGCCCTGGTACAGCAAATCGCTGAACGCAGGCAGTCCGGAGCTTTACAAAGCGCGGGACCCCCGCAGTCTCATCGTGGATTCCATCGTTGCAGACCTTGATTTTGCGGCGGCCCATCTTCGTGTGGCGAAAACACCGGCGCGTATCAATAAATGGACGGCCCTGTCGTTCAAATCCACCGTATGCCTTTTTGAAGGCACTTTCCGCAAGTACCATCCGGAGTTCCAGCTGCAGGGCTCGGCGGACGCCTTGTTGCAGGAAGCTGCCGATGCTGCCGGTGAAGTGATGACAGACGGGCCGTACAAGCTGACCACCGGCGACCCGAATACGGTGTACATGAACCTGTTCGCAGCCCAGACGCCCAATGCCGACGAATTCATCTTAAGCCGCCTTTACGGGCTGACCGTAAATAAAGCGCATCCCGCCAACCAGGTATTCACTTCTCCCACGCGCGGTAATCCCGGGATTACAAAATCGCTCATCGAATCTTACCTGATGACGGACGGCACGCCCTTCTCCGCTGTGCCGGGGTCAGCCACCATGCCCTTTTGGGAGGAAGTGGAGAACAGGGATCCCCGCCTGGCGCAAACCATACGCACCCCCGGTTATCGCCGTATAGGCGGTACCGTTAACCTGGTGCCGGACTATGCCAATGCTTTCACCGGCTACCAGAATATAAAGTTCGTATCCACGCCGGACCAGGATGCGGCTGCTTATACGCCCCTGCCCATCATCCGTTATGCCGAAGTGCTGCTGAATTATGCGGAAGCGATGGCTGAATTGAACCAGCTCACCCAGGAAGAAGCAGACCGCTCCGTCAATCTTTTACGGGCCAGGGTGAATATGCCTGCGCTTACGGTCAGCGGGCTGGTTGCAGATCCCTTCCTGCTGGCGCAATACCGGCATACTACAGATCCCGTGGTGCTGGAGGTGCGCCGTGAGCGCCGGATAGAGCTGGCCATGGAAGGATTCCGGTTTAACGACCTGATGCGATGGAAAGAAGGGCATCTGCTGGCCGAAGTTTTTTACGGCGCCTACTACCCGGCCAAAGGTACTTATGACCTGGATGGGAACGGAACGGATGATGTGGCCGTTGTGGATGTAAAACCTTCCCCCTCCGTGCCAGGCCTGCAATATTTTGTGCTGCAACCGGATAAGGCTTTGAGTGAAGGGGATAAGGGGAAGATCATCATACACGCCAATGTAGCAAAAACGTTCGATGAGGAGAAGGACTACCTGTACCCTCTTCCGTTAAGCGAACTGCAGTTGAATACGAAACTGGAGCAGAATAATAAATGGCCTGAACAATAA
- a CDS encoding TonB-dependent receptor yields MQKRFLVSMTASAARLCFIAGAVCLQLCYSVYTAAGSPVVAPSAMQAAEIIIRGQVTDSDNGGPLPGAQIRLKGNPKTGTAADGDGRFTLAVPDNTGTLIISFMGYTTQEVEIAGRKEISIQLKPDAQTLQDVVVVGYGTQSKTKVTGSVAQVGEEVFKNRPIVNIAQGLQGAIPNLNITFGDGQLNRGGSFNIRGFTSINGGAPLILIDGTPGQINLINPEDVESVTVLKDAASAAIYGARAAFGVILVTTKKGREGKPLVRYTNNFGFGKPIGIPGVINDPLEAARVQNEAYRGYAGTDAAGMPAIIEYLEQRRDDPSLPELGVDASGNFIRGANTDWYDEFYNDKAPFSKNYISISNAKNNTSYYLSLGYEKQNGIFAHATDTYERISSRLKVDTRVWDWLQVFDNIEFNQGLYDAPNKFVSDGGYNVYRYLSLYANPYEAIKTANGNYTIAGMSVFGQLNDAGRTKNKDQVFKNTIGFRTNFLNNRLRLNGDYTYFLTQTRDDVQYFRMKYENRPNSIVNFTNPDYYSSGAADRAHHIINLYAEYEERLGKHHIKGLAGFNRELNQLSAFIARRDENITSSLGSINLTNGITTLSADKSEWALQGIFGRLNYDFDNKYLLEFNGRYDGTSRFAQNDRFGFFPSVSAGWVLSNEPFFQPLKRSINSFKLRASYGSLGNQLVGNYAYISTMSPYTASDLLDLNGQLPLAVRAPNLVPFNLTWETASTLNMGFDMALLKNRLNVGFDWYDRQTKNMLTKGRTLPAVLGTAEPRENAADLSTKGWELSLKWNDELQLAGKPFAYHFSVVLSDSRSFITRFNNPARLLTDFYEGMEVGEIWGYTTLGFFKTDDESAGHADQSRLHLFPGLPKAGDIKFEDTNGDKVISFGKNTVDDPGDLRKIGNTTPRYAYGVNMGFNWYNFSLDVFLQGIGKRDFWPGTEAAVFWGFYNRWNQPVYDHIYNNYWTPENPDAYFPRLRAYEALTTDRSLGAVQTRYLQNAAYLRLKNLSVGYNIPQAISTRAKIALARVFFSGQNLFEWTRLSKAFDPEGLNDEVDASRSNGAGFVYPLQRTFTFGVEINF; encoded by the coding sequence ATGCAAAAGAGATTTCTCGTATCTATGACCGCTTCGGCCGCAAGGCTGTGTTTTATCGCAGGCGCCGTTTGCCTGCAGCTATGCTACTCCGTCTATACGGCGGCGGGCAGCCCTGTTGTTGCACCTTCGGCCATGCAAGCCGCAGAGATCATTATCCGCGGACAAGTGACCGACAGCGACAATGGGGGCCCGTTGCCCGGCGCCCAGATCCGGCTCAAAGGCAACCCCAAAACAGGAACGGCCGCCGATGGGGACGGCCGCTTTACACTTGCTGTCCCGGATAATACCGGTACGCTTATCATCAGTTTCATGGGATATACTACGCAGGAAGTAGAGATCGCCGGGCGGAAGGAGATCAGCATACAATTGAAGCCGGACGCCCAGACCCTGCAGGACGTTGTTGTAGTGGGATACGGCACCCAGTCAAAGACCAAAGTGACCGGCTCCGTGGCGCAGGTGGGAGAGGAGGTCTTCAAGAACAGGCCCATCGTAAACATCGCACAGGGCCTCCAGGGCGCTATTCCCAATCTGAACATCACCTTCGGGGACGGGCAGCTGAACCGGGGCGGCTCCTTCAACATCCGGGGCTTTACCTCTATCAATGGCGGCGCCCCCCTGATCCTGATCGACGGTACGCCCGGTCAGATCAATCTCATTAACCCGGAAGATGTGGAAAGCGTAACCGTGCTGAAAGATGCTGCATCCGCAGCTATTTATGGCGCCCGTGCTGCCTTCGGCGTAATATTGGTGACAACGAAGAAAGGCAGGGAAGGCAAACCGCTCGTCCGTTACACCAATAACTTCGGTTTCGGCAAGCCTATCGGTATTCCCGGCGTGATCAATGACCCGCTGGAAGCCGCCAGGGTGCAGAATGAAGCATACCGTGGTTATGCCGGTACAGACGCGGCCGGCATGCCTGCCATCATCGAGTACCTGGAACAGCGGCGCGATGATCCCTCTCTGCCTGAACTGGGCGTGGACGCCAGCGGCAACTTTATCCGTGGTGCGAACACGGACTGGTACGATGAGTTCTATAACGATAAAGCGCCCTTCTCCAAAAACTATATCAGCATTTCCAATGCAAAGAATAATACTTCGTATTATCTCTCCCTGGGGTATGAAAAACAGAACGGCATTTTCGCGCATGCCACAGACACCTACGAACGCATCAGCTCCCGGCTGAAAGTGGATACGCGTGTGTGGGACTGGCTGCAGGTGTTTGACAATATTGAGTTTAACCAGGGTTTGTACGATGCGCCCAACAAATTCGTCAGTGATGGCGGCTACAATGTGTACCGTTATCTTTCACTCTATGCCAATCCCTACGAAGCTATCAAGACCGCCAACGGGAATTATACGATCGCCGGCATGTCCGTATTCGGCCAGTTGAACGATGCCGGGCGCACAAAGAATAAAGACCAGGTTTTCAAGAACACGATCGGTTTCCGCACGAATTTCCTCAACAACCGGTTGCGGCTGAATGGCGATTACACTTACTTCCTGACACAGACCCGCGATGACGTGCAATATTTCAGGATGAAATATGAGAACCGCCCCAACAGCATCGTGAACTTCACCAACCCGGATTATTATTCTTCCGGCGCTGCGGACAGGGCGCACCATATCATCAATCTTTATGCGGAGTATGAAGAGCGTTTGGGGAAGCATCATATAAAAGGCCTGGCGGGATTTAACCGTGAGCTGAATCAGTTGAGCGCATTCATTGCCCGGAGGGACGAGAACATTACTTCCAGCCTGGGCTCCATCAATCTCACGAACGGCATTACCACATTATCCGCTGATAAATCGGAATGGGCGCTGCAGGGTATTTTCGGCCGGTTGAATTATGATTTTGACAATAAATACCTGCTGGAGTTCAATGGCCGGTACGATGGCACATCCCGCTTCGCGCAGAACGACCGTTTCGGGTTTTTCCCTTCTGTTTCCGCGGGATGGGTGCTCTCCAATGAACCTTTCTTCCAGCCGTTGAAACGAAGCATCAACAGCTTCAAGCTGCGGGCTTCCTACGGCTCGCTGGGTAATCAGCTGGTAGGCAATTACGCGTACATCAGTACCATGTCGCCCTATACAGCGTCTGATCTGCTGGACCTGAACGGTCAGTTGCCGCTGGCTGTGCGTGCGCCCAACCTGGTGCCTTTCAACCTCACCTGGGAAACGGCCAGCACATTGAATATGGGTTTTGACATGGCTTTGCTGAAGAACAGGCTGAATGTCGGGTTCGACTGGTACGACCGGCAGACGAAGAACATGCTCACCAAAGGCAGAACATTACCTGCGGTGCTGGGCACGGCCGAGCCAAGAGAAAATGCGGCAGACCTGTCTACCAAAGGATGGGAACTGTCCCTGAAATGGAACGACGAGCTGCAGCTGGCCGGTAAACCGTTTGCCTATCATTTCTCCGTAGTGCTGTCAGACAGCCGATCCTTCATCACGCGCTTTAACAACCCTGCCAGATTGCTGACCGATTTTTATGAAGGGATGGAAGTTGGGGAAATATGGGGATATACCACCCTGGGCTTTTTCAAGACAGATGATGAGTCTGCCGGGCATGCAGACCAGTCCAGGCTGCACCTGTTCCCCGGCCTGCCGAAAGCGGGGGACATCAAGTTTGAAGATACGAATGGGGACAAGGTGATCAGCTTCGGCAAAAATACGGTAGACGATCCCGGAGACCTCCGCAAGATCGGGAACACCACGCCCCGTTATGCATATGGCGTAAACATGGGCTTTAACTGGTACAACTTCTCGCTCGATGTGTTCCTGCAGGGGATCGGCAAACGCGATTTCTGGCCGGGCACGGAAGCAGCAGTGTTCTGGGGCTTCTACAACCGCTGGAACCAGCCGGTGTACGATCATATCTATAACAATTACTGGACACCCGAAAATCCGGATGCCTATTTCCCGCGCCTGCGTGCTTACGAAGCGCTGACCACCGACCGGTCGCTGGGCGCCGTGCAGACACGCTACCTGCAGAATGCAGCCTACCTGCGCCTCAAGAACCTGAGCGTTGGCTATAACATTCCGCAAGCTATTTCCACCAGGGCAAAGATCGCGCTGGCCAGGGTATTCTTTTCCGGGCAAAACCTGTTCGAATGGACCCGCCTGTCCAAAGCATTCGATCCTGAAGGGCTGAATGACGAAGTGGATGCGTCACGCTCCAACGGCGCCGGCTTCGTATATCCGCTGCAACGTACGTTCACATTTGGTGTTGAGATCAACTTTTAA
- a CDS encoding Gfo/Idh/MocA family protein — protein sequence MTDKKNRREFLKLSMMGGAGVALSAMGMPASSYGRIIGANDRVNVGVVGFSDRFRQALMPCFLNHKNKLNFDIVAVSDIWNRRRDEGQKILSEKLGHKVQACMNNDELYRIKDLDAVIIATADFQHAFHTIEAVKNKKDVYCEKPFAETMEDARNALKAVKESKRVFQVGTQRRSGGTYHQAAKFIQDGKFGPITMVEMTWNVNQPGRWRRPDLVRSIRESDVDWKRYLCSRPDDNWDPRKYLEYRLFWPYSSGIFGQWMTHQIDTVHWFTGLKHPRSAVANGGIYQWKDGRTNADTLTAVFDYGPSNDPSTGFQVVYSSRFHNSAGGTKELYYSNGGMIDMSTNKITPTGGLKEREAAEMGMKPNLLPSMDLSAEAAKVETSANTGGDSTTDAHVRNWMECVRKQDVHTNAPIEAAYSHSIALIMGTAAYRSGMKATFDEARQDVMVGGKVFTL from the coding sequence ATGACTGACAAAAAGAACCGCCGTGAATTCCTGAAATTATCCATGATGGGAGGCGCGGGTGTAGCACTCAGTGCAATGGGGATGCCTGCCAGCAGCTACGGCCGCATCATCGGGGCAAACGACCGGGTGAACGTTGGGGTCGTGGGCTTCTCGGATCGCTTCAGACAGGCGCTGATGCCCTGTTTCCTTAATCACAAGAACAAGCTGAACTTTGATATTGTTGCGGTATCTGATATCTGGAACCGCCGCCGCGACGAAGGGCAGAAAATACTCTCGGAGAAATTGGGCCATAAAGTACAGGCCTGTATGAACAATGATGAGCTGTACCGGATCAAAGACCTGGATGCAGTGATCATTGCCACAGCGGATTTTCAGCATGCCTTCCACACCATAGAGGCGGTGAAGAACAAAAAAGATGTGTATTGCGAAAAGCCTTTCGCGGAAACGATGGAGGATGCCCGCAACGCGCTTAAAGCCGTGAAGGAATCGAAGCGTGTGTTCCAGGTGGGTACCCAGCGCCGCAGCGGCGGCACTTACCACCAGGCCGCAAAATTCATCCAGGATGGCAAATTCGGCCCTATTACCATGGTGGAAATGACCTGGAATGTCAACCAGCCGGGGCGCTGGCGCAGGCCTGACCTGGTGCGGAGCATCAGGGAGTCTGATGTGGACTGGAAACGTTACCTCTGCAGCCGTCCGGATGATAACTGGGACCCGCGCAAGTACCTGGAATATCGCCTCTTCTGGCCGTACTCTTCCGGTATCTTCGGCCAGTGGATGACACACCAGATCGATACGGTACACTGGTTCACCGGCCTGAAACATCCCCGCAGCGCAGTGGCCAACGGCGGCATTTACCAGTGGAAAGACGGCCGCACCAATGCGGACACGCTCACCGCCGTATTCGATTACGGTCCCTCCAACGATCCGTCCACCGGCTTCCAGGTCGTGTACAGCTCCCGCTTCCACAACTCCGCAGGCGGCACAAAAGAACTGTACTACTCCAACGGCGGAATGATAGATATGAGCACCAACAAGATCACACCCACCGGTGGCCTGAAAGAGAGAGAAGCAGCAGAGATGGGTATGAAACCCAACCTGCTTCCGAGCATGGACCTTTCCGCCGAGGCGGCAAAAGTAGAAACAAGCGCCAATACCGGTGGTGACAGCACTACGGATGCGCATGTACGTAACTGGATGGAATGCGTGCGCAAGCAGGATGTGCATACCAATGCACCGATCGAAGCGGCTTATTCCCATTCCATCGCGCTCATCATGGGCACTGCTGCATACCGCTCCGGTATGAAAGCAACCTTTGACGAAGCAAGGCAGGATGTGATGGTGGGAGGCAAGGTGTTCACGCTGTAA
- a CDS encoding sugar phosphate isomerase/epimerase: MKKYMIFLLFLVMQSSFLQSNAQQKTMPELGVATSFDNDSLLHAAGYSYIEESARKLLAPSVNEATYRQQLKKLKRMQLSVPSCNLFLPGTIRLTGPEADEKVILGFVDSLMQRAKEAGVQIIVFGSSGSRRLLEGQDPVQAKKELIAISRKMAVVAQRYGRIIAIENLNSKEDNFINRLSIVTEIVEAVDHPNFRITADIYHMKMENEDPSAILKAAPYLVHCHIAEKEGRAAPGKSNEDFLPYFAALKQAGYKGRITIECRWESLKDECRPAYEYLQQQLAAAYAIK, from the coding sequence ATGAAAAAATACATGATTTTCCTGCTATTCCTCGTTATGCAATCCTCTTTCTTGCAATCGAATGCACAGCAAAAGACGATGCCCGAACTTGGCGTAGCCACCTCTTTTGATAATGACAGCCTGCTGCATGCCGCCGGCTATAGTTATATTGAAGAGTCCGCCCGCAAGCTGCTGGCGCCTTCCGTGAATGAAGCAACGTACCGGCAGCAGCTGAAGAAGTTAAAACGTATGCAGCTTTCCGTACCGTCCTGCAACCTGTTTCTGCCGGGCACTATCCGGTTGACAGGGCCCGAGGCGGATGAAAAAGTGATCCTGGGATTTGTGGATTCGCTGATGCAACGGGCAAAAGAAGCGGGTGTGCAGATCATCGTATTCGGCAGCTCAGGCTCCCGGAGATTACTGGAAGGGCAGGACCCGGTGCAGGCAAAGAAGGAACTGATCGCCATCTCCCGCAAAATGGCGGTTGTGGCGCAGCGGTATGGCCGCATCATTGCGATAGAGAACCTGAACAGCAAGGAGGATAATTTCATCAACCGGCTCTCCATCGTTACGGAGATCGTGGAAGCGGTGGACCATCCGAATTTCAGGATCACAGCGGATATCTATCATATGAAGATGGAAAATGAAGACCCTTCCGCCATCCTGAAAGCGGCGCCGTACCTGGTGCATTGCCATATCGCAGAGAAAGAAGGCCGCGCTGCACCGGGCAAGTCGAACGAAGATTTTCTGCCTTATTTTGCCGCGCTGAAACAGGCAGGATATAAGGGACGCATAACCATCGAATGCCGCTGGGAAAGTTTGAAGGATGAATGCAGGCCGGCGTATGAATACCTGCAGCAACAGCTGGCCGCAGCTTATGCGATAAAATAG
- a CDS encoding acyl-CoA dehydrogenase family protein, translated as MHQDLFQSPDYYLIDDLLTNEHKMVRDSVRQWVKAEISPIIDDHCQRAVFPSHILPGLGALGCFGPTIPAEAGGGGLDYIAYGLMMQELERGDSGIRSTASVQGSLVMHPIYTFGSDVQRQRFLPRLATGELMGCFGLTEPDFGSNPAGLLTYYEEDGEDIILNGAKMWISNAPFADIALVWAKDPEGKIRGVIVERGMEGFSTPETKNKWSLRASATGELVLDNVRIPKSNILPGARGLKAPLSCLSSARYGIAWGAIGAAMDCYDTALRYAQERVQFDRPIGGFQLIQKKLAEMITEITKAQLMNWRLGVLRNEGKATAEQISMAKRNACDTALNISREARQILGAMGISGEYPIMRHMMNLESVVTYEGTHEVHLLITGMDITGLNAFS; from the coding sequence ATGCACCAGGACCTGTTTCAATCGCCCGATTATTATCTGATAGATGATCTGTTGACCAACGAGCACAAAATGGTCCGGGATTCGGTACGGCAATGGGTGAAAGCGGAAATTTCGCCGATCATTGACGACCATTGTCAGCGTGCGGTCTTCCCTTCGCATATTCTACCCGGACTGGGCGCACTGGGCTGCTTCGGTCCCACCATTCCTGCGGAAGCAGGCGGCGGGGGGCTGGATTACATTGCCTACGGCCTTATGATGCAGGAACTGGAGCGCGGGGACAGCGGCATCCGTTCCACGGCATCCGTGCAGGGCTCCCTCGTCATGCATCCCATCTACACATTTGGCAGCGATGTTCAGCGACAGCGGTTTCTGCCCAGACTGGCCACAGGTGAACTGATGGGCTGCTTCGGGCTTACCGAACCTGATTTCGGCTCCAACCCGGCCGGTCTCCTTACCTACTACGAAGAGGATGGCGAGGATATTATCCTCAACGGCGCCAAGATGTGGATATCCAATGCCCCGTTCGCGGATATTGCGCTGGTATGGGCGAAAGACCCGGAAGGCAAGATCCGCGGCGTTATCGTAGAACGGGGGATGGAGGGTTTTTCCACACCGGAGACCAAAAACAAATGGAGCCTCCGGGCCAGCGCCACCGGTGAATTGGTACTGGATAATGTACGTATCCCGAAAAGCAATATCCTGCCAGGCGCCAGGGGACTGAAAGCGCCCCTCTCCTGCCTCTCCTCCGCCCGTTACGGCATCGCATGGGGCGCTATCGGTGCGGCCATGGACTGCTATGATACCGCACTGCGCTATGCGCAGGAACGTGTGCAGTTCGACAGGCCCATCGGGGGATTTCAGCTGATACAGAAAAAACTGGCGGAAATGATCACCGAGATCACCAAAGCACAGTTGATGAACTGGCGGCTCGGCGTGCTGCGCAATGAAGGCAAAGCCACAGCTGAACAGATATCCATGGCCAAACGCAACGCCTGCGACACAGCCCTGAACATTTCCAGGGAAGCCCGGCAGATACTCGGCGCCATGGGCATTTCCGGGGAGTATCCCATCATGCGGCATATGATGAACCTGGAAAGTGTGGTCACTTATGAAGGCACGCATGAGGTACACCTGCTGATCACCGGCATGGATATCACCGGCCTCAATGCATTTTCCTGA
- a CDS encoding DeoR/GlpR family DNA-binding transcription regulator, translated as MIKEERHKLIMREINLHNKVLSNDLSILLDVSEDTVRRDLKELVEEGYIIKVHGGAISKSLATPFMKDSTIYAQDSKQVIAEKTLSLIKKDMVVLTEGGTTMLEVAKAIPDHLTVTFFTISPQVAITLSEKSNLEVITIGGKLCKNANLHTGSSVINQLSEIKADLCLLGANGFSSEEGLTDVDWEIVQVKKAIVRSARKTAVLCISEKLNSSRRLKICDVSQVDYLVTELAPVHPMMAAYNKEGLTVL; from the coding sequence ATGATCAAAGAAGAACGCCATAAGCTGATCATGCGGGAGATCAACCTGCACAACAAGGTTTTATCCAATGATCTCAGCATACTGCTGGATGTTTCGGAAGATACCGTGCGCCGTGATCTGAAAGAGCTGGTGGAAGAAGGCTATATTATCAAGGTACATGGCGGGGCTATCAGTAAATCCCTTGCCACTCCGTTCATGAAGGACAGCACCATATATGCACAGGATTCCAAGCAGGTGATCGCGGAGAAAACATTGTCGCTGATCAAAAAAGACATGGTGGTATTGACGGAAGGCGGCACTACTATGCTGGAAGTCGCCAAAGCCATCCCCGATCACCTGACGGTAACTTTCTTTACCATCAGCCCCCAGGTGGCTATTACGCTGTCGGAAAAAAGCAACCTGGAGGTGATCACCATCGGCGGCAAACTTTGCAAGAATGCCAACCTGCATACCGGCTCAAGTGTGATCAACCAGTTGTCGGAGATCAAGGCGGACCTCTGCCTGCTTGGCGCAAACGGCTTTTCTTCGGAAGAAGGGTTAACGGATGTGGATTGGGAAATCGTTCAGGTGAAAAAGGCTATTGTCCGCTCCGCCCGGAAAACCGCCGTGCTCTGCATCAGTGAAAAGCTGAACAGCAGCCGCAGGCTTAAGATATGCGATGTCAGCCAGGTGGATTATCTCGTTACGGAACTGGCTCCCGTTCATCCGATGATGGCTGCCTATAATAAAGAGGGCCTGACCGTATTGTAA
- a CDS encoding YciI family protein has product MAKLLPVLLLAVFLTFVIASFSSKTLRNAAPGAKTDSVPAVEIKQYWMVFLKKGPNHGQDTAAEAIIQKKHLRNINRLASEGKMVLAGPFGGDGDLRGIFIMDCEDSLEVVELVKSDTAIATGRLDFEIEPWWTAKNCLFQ; this is encoded by the coding sequence ATGGCCAAACTGTTGCCCGTATTGTTACTGGCGGTGTTCCTGACATTTGTGATCGCCAGCTTTTCTTCCAAAACACTTCGCAACGCCGCGCCCGGCGCTAAAACAGATTCCGTTCCGGCAGTGGAGATCAAGCAATACTGGATGGTGTTCCTGAAAAAAGGCCCCAATCATGGACAGGATACGGCGGCGGAAGCGATCATTCAGAAAAAACACCTGCGCAATATCAACCGCCTGGCATCAGAAGGTAAAATGGTACTGGCCGGGCCTTTTGGTGGGGATGGCGACCTGCGGGGCATTTTTATCATGGATTGTGAAGACAGCCTGGAAGTGGTTGAACTGGTCAAAAGCGATACCGCTATTGCCACCGGGCGGCTGGACTTCGAGATAGAACCCTGGTGGACGGCAAAGAACTGCCTGTTCCAGTAA
- the pyrF gene encoding orotidine-5'-phosphate decarboxylase, whose amino-acid sequence MNRQELVRLIRERKSYLCIGLDTDMHKIPKHLLSYPDPIFAFNKAIIDATKDLCVAYKINTAFYECQGIRGWESLQRTVDYIPEDIFTIADAKRGDIGNTSTYYAKTFFETYGFDSVTVAPYMGRDSVEPFLAFSQKWAIVLGLTSNAGAQDFQMLRTDDGYLYEKVLKTTAAWGSPENMMFVIGATQADSVAAIRKLVPDHFFLVPGVGAQGGSLKEITMKGRNKDVGLLVNASRAVIYAGNDENFADDARRAALQYQQEMAGYLGE is encoded by the coding sequence ATGAACAGACAGGAATTGGTGCGGCTCATCAGGGAGCGGAAGTCTTACCTCTGCATCGGGCTGGATACGGATATGCACAAGATCCCCAAACATCTCTTATCCTATCCCGATCCGATCTTTGCTTTTAACAAAGCGATCATTGATGCGACCAAAGATCTTTGTGTGGCTTACAAGATCAACACTGCTTTTTACGAATGCCAGGGGATCAGGGGCTGGGAAAGCCTGCAGCGCACTGTGGATTACATTCCTGAAGATATCTTTACTATCGCCGATGCCAAACGCGGCGACATCGGCAACACTTCCACTTATTACGCCAAAACTTTCTTCGAGACCTATGGCTTCGATTCAGTGACCGTTGCGCCGTACATGGGCCGGGACAGTGTGGAACCGTTCCTCGCATTTTCACAGAAATGGGCGATCGTACTGGGGCTGACCTCCAATGCCGGGGCGCAGGATTTCCAGATGCTGCGTACGGATGATGGATATCTGTATGAAAAAGTGCTGAAAACAACGGCCGCATGGGGTTCGCCTGAAAATATGATGTTCGTGATAGGCGCAACACAGGCAGATTCCGTAGCCGCTATCCGCAAGCTGGTGCCGGACCACTTCTTTCTGGTACCGGGTGTTGGCGCACAGGGCGGCAGTCTGAAAGAGATCACCATGAAAGGCAGGAACAAGGATGTCGGGCTGCTCGTTAACGCCAGCCGTGCCGTGATCTATGCGGGGAATGATGAGAATTTTGCCGATGATGCACGTCGTGCAGCCCTCCAATATCAGCAGGAAATGGCAGGTTATCTGGGAGAATGA